Within Sorangiineae bacterium MSr11367, the genomic segment AGCGGCGCGCCCCCTCTTTGATGAAAAGATCCAGCAGGCCCGGCGAGGGAACGTGCAGGAACGTCTTGATGCCGACCTGCTCCAGCGGCTTGGCCTGCGAAGGCCGGCCACCGGCGATGAGCACGACCGGCGGGCGGACCTCCATCAACAGGGCGAGCTGTTCGTCCCGCACGTCCGGCGGCAAAAAGCCGAGGATGCCCACGCCCCAGGCCCGTTCGGCCAGGCGATCGCGCGTCTCCAGGACGAGCTTGCGCGCTTCGGGGCCGCGCATCAGGGAAAGGGCCAGGAACGGTAGGCCACCGCCGCGAGCAACGTCCTCGGCGAACTCGGGGCGATCGCTGACCCGGGTCATCGGGCCCTGGGCGATCGGGAAGAGGGTGCCGTACTCCTTCGCGAAGGCGGAGAGCCGTGCGAGCGGGCGATTGGTACGGGCTTGCTTCACATGTCCGTCGATGGCGGTGTGAAGCGCGCGCACGAGGCGCTCGACCGTGCCGAAGCGCTTGGCGAAGGACGCGGCCATGGCGGCGTCCTGCCCGAGGGTGATGAAGTGCTCGGCCGGATTTTTCGCCCCCAGTTGCGAGGCGATCTCCGTTGATGTCGAGCCAGCTTGGGGTACGCGCGCATTGGGCCGGGCGTAGAGGCGGTAGCCGCCCGCGACGATGGTCTCGCTGCCGTCGAAGGCACCGAGTGCGCGCCGAACCTCGGCGGACGTCTCCGCCTCGTCGAGCAACGCAAGTTGCGAGTCGAGCACGACGCCGGTCGCACCTGCCGCGATGCACGCGGGGGCTGTGTGCAGGCCTATTCCGCCTTGCACCCACACCGGGAGTGGCTCCCCGCAACTGGCAACTTCGGCGAGCACCCGCTGGACGAGGATAAACGAAGTTTCGTCCCCCACCATCCCGCCGGCTTCTTGGCCTTTGACGATAAGCCCGTGGGCGCCTGCGGCGATCGCCGTGCGCGTTTCCTCGAGATTGCGCACTTGAACGATCAGCGCGCGCTCTCCCCGAAGACCGGTTAGCAACGCGTGCGCCGGCTCGAGCATCGAGGCCGGCAACACGACGACGCGCGCCTCCTCGGGTAGGTCCAAGCTGGAAAGCTCGGAGTGCTCTGGAATGCGCACACCGAACGCACCGATGCGACGACGGACGAGGAGATCGAGCGATTCCCGCGCGATTTTCTCGTCATGTCCTAGATCGAGCACGCCCAGCGCGGAGGACCGCGCGAGTGCTGCAACCAGTGTCACATCCGGACTCTCGAATGGGCTGAGCCCCACGACTGCCTTGGCGGCAAGCATGTTTGTGACTTCTTTCTCCCCTCCCACTAGTCGATGCTCCAGCCTGCAGGAACAAACGCAGCAATAAGAAGTCCCGTAAGGGTCAGCCGATCAGGCAAGTCGAGACACGGAATCGATATTTCAATCGATTAATTATTTTCGGCAGCCCCCAGAAACTTAAGTGAAACACCCCCATAGCCTCCGCCACACGCGAGCAGAAGGTCTCTTATTCGTAATGGCACAGCATCACCAATTCCGTCTCGCTATTTCGACGCACGCGGTCAAATTTGGTTCAGCTTTAGCGAATGGTGGCGCTAAGGCCTGAAAAGAATACCAATTTCGCGCAACGGGATTGTCACCCCACGAACATCATGTCGTGCGTATTCGCATTTCGAATACGTTTCTAATGGAGTCGGTTCGGATGTACCGATGCAGCCGACCCCCAGCCTGCCTACCTACTACTGCAGCCGACGTTCCATTGAATTGAAACGTCATAGCGGAGCCGGAAAGGCTAACCGTCTTCCAAGCCACTGAGGCGAAGACCCATGGAAAGACGGGCTAGTGCCGCATCGATGAGGGCGCGATCGCGTTCGCTTGCGTGGAGCGTGGTGTTGCCAGCCCTTCCGACCAGGTAGATCACGCACGCCACCTCGGTCTCGCTGAGCTCGAGCCGTCGATCGAGGCGCATGCTCGGGAGGCGGTAGCGCAAAAGGCACGTGCGGCCGCTCCCACCGCCGCGCACGACCTCGACGCGGGTCACGGGGCCGGTGCTACCGGCAAGCTGCCTTACCACGCCGCGCAGGGTGGCCGAGCGCGTGCGAGCCAACCGCACGTCGGGATCCGTGAAGAGCGCAAACATCTTGTTCCGGGAGTACAGACCCGGCACCACCGTCATGCCGACGGTCAGGGCTTCGCGATCGATGGCGCTGGGCGAGAGCCGCTCACCGCTCGTCTGACTCATCACCACCTCGGTCTTCGACTCGACGTGGCTCCCCGCTCGCTTCTTGAAGGAGCGCGGCCTGCCGCTCGTTGCGCAAGGCCGTGATGAGCTCGTCGAGATCGCCATCGATGATTCGGTCGAGCTTGTTCAGCGTGAGGCGGATGCGATGATCCGTCACGCGGTTCTGCGGATAGTTGTAGGTGCGAATCTTCTGGCTCCGCTCGCCCGTGCCCACCATGCCCCGGCGCTCGGCCGAGACCGCGGCATCTTGCTTCTCGCGCTCGATGTCGAGCAGACGACTCTTGAGGACCTTGAGCGCCTTGGCTTTATTTTTCAGCTGCGAGCGCTCGTCCTGGCACTTGACGATCATGCCCGTGGGCTTGTGCAAAATTTGGACGGCGCTGTTGGTGGTGTTGACGCCCTGGCCTCCGGGCCCGCCGCTGGCAGCGATGCTGATCTCGAGATCTTTCTCGTCGATCTGAACGTCCACGTCGTCGGCCTCGGGCAGGACGGCCACGGTGGCGGTGGAGGTGTGAATGCGTCCCTGGGTCTCCGTGGCGGGCACGCGCTGGACGCGGTGGACGCCGCCTTCGAAGCGAAGCTGGGAGTACACGTCCTTGCCGGTGATGAGGACGATGCACTCCTTGTAGCCACCCGCGGCCGCCTCGCTGAGCGAGAGGACCTCCAAGGTCCAAGCTTGCCGCTCGGCGTAGCGCGCGAACATGCGGAACAAGTCGGCCGCGAAGAGGGCGGCTTCTTCCCCGCCCTCACCGCTCCGGATCTCGACGATGGTGTTCTTCTTGTCGTTCGGATCTTGCGGGAGAAGGAGCAACTTGATGGTGCGCTCGAGGGTGTTGCGCTCGTCCTGCAGGACGGGAAGCTCCTGCTCGGCGAGGGGGCGCAGCTCCGGATCCGTCAGGGCTTCCTCGTTGTCGCGGATGTTCTTCTCGACATCGCGGTAACGCTGGAATTGGCCCACGACCGGCTCGATGTCCGAGCGCTCTTTGGTGAGCTTCGCGAGCTTTAGCCGGTCGGAAAGGACGTCCGGCTGGCACATCAAGTCGTCCAGCTCACGGTAACGGCGGGAGAGTTGTTCGAGCTTTTCGACGGGGATCATGATCGAAGATGCGACGCGGTCGCGAGCGCCTCGTAGTTGGCGAACGACACGTCGTCGGCCACCTCGGGAACCTCACCGTGTTCGCGAAAGAGCGTCGCACGCAGGGAAGCGAGGGCCACTTCGAGCTGATCGTCGTCCGGCTCGATGGTGGTGATCTTCTGCACGAGGAAGCCGGGCCAAAGGAGCGCACGGAGCGGGCCGGTGGTGCAGTAGCGCGCGAAGACGCGCTGGATTTCGAAGGTTGCGGCCGCGATGAGCGGGAGGAACGGGAGCTTCTCGAGGAAGAAGAGGACGTTGTCCGCGATGGCGCTGCCGGTGTGGATGCGCGGCAGAAGGCCACCCACCGCGGTGAAGACGAGGATGGAGACGAGGGCCACCATGACGAGGAAGGTGGTGCCGCACCGGGGATGGAGCGTGGTCTTCGCGCGCGCATTGGCGACGACGAGCTCTTCGCCCGCTTCGTAGGTGCTGATCGTCTTGTGCTCGGCGCCGTGGTACTGGAACACGCGGCGGATGTCGGGCACGCGCCGGATGAGGAGCATGTAGCCGACGACGACGGTGAGCTTGAGTGCGCCGGTGATCACCTGAAACAGCGGCGACTGCACCTCGAGTCCGAGGTTGAAAAGGCGGTTGATGCCCGCGGCGGCGGCCTGCGGCAACGCAATGAGGAAGGCGATCGCGAAAACGAGCATGACGCCCATGGCACCGCGGGCGCCTTTTTTGGCGTCCGTGCCGGAGGCGACAGCCTGACCATCGTCCGTGCTGAGCAGCGAAAACAGCGAAAGGCCAAACGCGCGCAGCAGAAGGAGCGCGGAGAGGCCTGCGGTGCTGGCTTTGCTTTTGGCGAGCTCGGCGGCTTCTTCGGCGGCGAGGTCTTTCTCGAGCTGCTCGACGGAAAACCGCAGGGACTCGCTCCCCAAACGGAGCGACTCGACCAAGGAGCTTACCCCGCGCACGAGCGGCCAGCGGCGGATGCCGACCCTCTCGTCGGCGACGGCGCGCTCGCGAACGAGCAGCGAGCCATCACGCCGGCGCACGACGATGGAAAACGAGTGGGGCGCTCGCATCATGACGCCCTCGAGGACGGCCTGGCCGCCAATGTACGGTCGGGCGGTGGCCGAAGGCGCGGGCTGCTGTCGAGTCTGCTGCAAGTCGGTGCGGGCGTCCGTCATAGTCACGGTACTATACGGTGTGGAGCAGCCCTGCGCTCGCAGAGCTGCTCCCTCGGACGACTAGGCCTTCGGCGTCTCGGCCTTGGGCGCCTCGGCGGCCTTCTTGCCGGCGACGGTCTTGCCCTCGTAGCGCTTACGGAAGCGATCGACGCGGCCGGCCGTGTCGATCAGCTTCTGCGTACCCGTGTAGAAGGGATGGCAGGCTGCGCAGACGTCGACCTGGAAATCGCCACGCGTCGAGCGGGTGACGAAGGAGTTGCCGCAGGCGCAGGATACGCGGGCGGCGGGATAATTCGGATGAATGCCTTCTTTCATGACGAGCTCCACCCCTCCGGGTATAGGAAGGGACGCGGGAACCTAGTCTCGACTGAACGGACTTGCAACTGTCGAGTTGAAACTGCTGCCCCCCTACCCTCCCCCGAGGGGGAGGGTGCCCTGGCGAATCAGAACGGGATGTCGTCGTCGCCGCCGCCGAAGCCGCTGCCGTAGTCGTCGCCCGGATCCTGGGCCGGGGCCTGAGCTGGCTGCTGGGGGCGACCGCCTCCCCCGCCACCGCCACCCCAGCCTCCGCCGCCACCCCCGGACTCGCCCCCTCCCCCGCCGCCGCCACCGCGGTTGCTGTAAGAGGAGCGCTCGGGACGGCCGCCGCCACCTTCGAAGGGCTGGTCTCCGCCGCCACGGCGCCCGCCCGCAAGGATGATGTTGTTGGCGACGATGTCCGTGCGGTATCGTTTCTCGCCATCTTTTTCGTAGCTGCTCGTGCGGAGGGATCCCTCTACGAATATGCTCGAGCCCTTACTTAGGATCTTTGCCAGCGCCTCTCCGCGCTTGCCCCAAACGGTGACTTGATGCCACTCGGTTCGTTCTTGGCGGGCGTTGTTTCGATCGAGATAAGTCTCGGTCGTGGCCAGACGAAGCTTGAGGATGGCCTGGCCGCCGGGCGTGACGCGCAGCTCCGGATCCGCCCCCAAGTTTCCGAGCAAGAGTACCTTATTGAGACCTTCCGCCATGATTTTCTCCAATGAGCCGAAGCTTGAACCGGCATTCATCGACATGAACGACACCGACAACGCCGAAGTGAATCTTTCGAACGGGATCGCCCCTGAGTCAACGGTCAAAAGCCCAGCCAAAAGGATGATATGTAGCCCGGCTGAGACCATGACCAAGCCGCGTATTTCGATCGTCATACCCGTTTACAACGAGCAGGGCATCCTGCACGCGGCCATCGTGGACCTTCGCGAGCGTCTCAAGTCGTTCGGCTGGAGCTACGAGGTCATCTTGGCCGAAAACGGCTCGCGCGACCACACGGTGGAAATCGGCGAGGAGCTATCGAAAAAGTACAACGATCCCGCCACGGGGCAGATCCGCATCATGAGCCTGGGGGAGCCCAATTACGGCAAGGCCATGAAGCAGGGCATCTTGCTAGCGCGGGGCGAACTCGTCATCTGCGAGGAAATCGACCTTTGCGATGCGGATTTTCATCGCCGCGCCATCGACATCCTCGAAACCGGCGAGGCCGACCTGGTCATCGGCTCCAAACTGGCCGACGGTTCGGAGGACGACCGTCCCATGGTCCGTCACGTGGCTAGCCAGGCCTATTCGACGATGCTCAAGCTTCTTCTCGGCTTCCGCGGGACGGACACGCACGGGCTCAAGGCCTTTCGGCGCGTGGCACTCCTCGACACCGTGCGGGCCTGCTTGGTCGACAAGGACGTTTTCGCGAGTGAGTTCGTCATCCGCGCGGATCGAGGCGGCGTGAAGATTCGGGAGATCCCGGTCCGGGTCATCGAAAAGCGGCCGCCGTCGATCAACCTCTTCAAGCGCGTGCCCAACGTGTTGAAAAACGTGGCCAAGCTCACGTACGCCATCCGCATCCGGGGGTAGGTCGGATACACTTCGCCCGGTCCTTTGGAAGCCGATCCGCGTGTTCCCTACAAGAGCCTGTTCGCTGCCTCGCTGGCGCTGCTCGCCTACAGCACGCTGACCGCGGTGGCCTTGGCCGCCTACTTCGCGCGGACGACGCAACCGTGGACGTACAACAGCGTGCTCGCCACGGTGAGCTGCGTGCTCGGGGTCGTGGCCAGCGCCATCGTGTGGCGTTGGCCATCGCGGCTTGCGCTCGTCGCGGGGATGGCGGTGATGCTTTCTTCGCTCCTTCGCGTGGGGCCGTTCAACGAGTGGACGTGGGTGTCATTCACCATGCTGGCGGTAACGACGTTGCTTCTCGTTCCGCTGGTCCACGCATTGGTCTTGCTCCCGCCGCACTCGTGATAATCGTATCGCGTGTCCGACGCGAACGGCCGGAACGGCATGGGGGTGGATGATGCGGCGGTGGATGCGTCGTACGATGTGGCGGTCATCGGAGGCGGCGTCAATGGCACCGGCGTCGCGCGCGATCTTTCCCTGCGCGGGCTGCGCGTGGTGCTTTTCGAACGGCACGATTTGGCCTTTGGGGCGAGCGGCAATTCGAGTGGGATGATCCACGGCGGGGCGCGGTACCTGCCGACGAATCCGAAGGTGACGCGGCAGTCGTGCCAGGACTCGGGGTACATCCAGCAGATTGCACCGCATCTTTTGTTTCGCATTCCGTTCCTGATGCCGGTGCGTGCGGGGGCGCGCGGGCGGATCATGATCGAGCTGCTCGATGCCTTTTTTCGAGCGTACGATCGATACCAACCGCTCAAGCGCGGGGAGCTTCACACGCGGCTCGATGGTCAGGAGCTCGCGCACCTGGAGCCGGGGCTGCACGGCGATCTGGTCGGCGGGGTGACGTTCGACGAGTGGGGCGTCGACGGGACGCGGCTGTGCGTGCTCAATGCGCTCGACGCGAAGGAGCGCGGGGCGGCGGTGCACGTGCATACGACGGTGGAGTCGCTGGCCCGAGGACCGGGTGAGCCGCGGCGCTACGTGATTCGTGCGCGCGATCGTCTGACGCAAAAGGCATTTGCGGTGGAGGCGACGAACGTCGTCAATGCAACGGGGGCCTGGGGGCCCATCACGGCGACGTTGGGAAAGCTTCCGGGCGAACGCGTGCGGGTGCGGCCGGCCAAAGGGATTCACGTGGTGTTCGATCGGCGGCTGTCGAACTACGCGATTTTGACGGAGGCCATCGACGGTCGGCAGATTTTCCTCGAGCCGTGGGAAAACATGAGCGTCATCGGAACGACCGACGACGACTTTTTCGGGGACCTGGACGACGTGGTGGCGACCAGCGAGGAGGTTCGCTACCTGGTCCAAGGCGTGGCCCGGGTGTTTCCCGCGATTCGGGAAGCGCGCGCGATTGGGACGACCGCGGCGGTGCGCCCGACGCTGTACGAATATGGGCCCAACGAGGATGCGCTGTCGCGGGAGCATGCCATCGTGGACCACGCGCAAGACGGGGCGCCCGGCGTGTACTCGATGATCGGGGGCAAGCTGGCGAGCTACCGTCTCTTCGCGGAGGAGATGGCGGATCGGCTCGCGCCCGGGACGACGTGCTCGACGCACGTGAAGGCGCTACCCGGGGGCGATGCGGTGCCAGACGCGTTGGCGGTGGCCGAGCAGAACGAGCTGACGCCGGTGGCGGCGCGGCGGCTGGTCTATCGGCACGGGTCGCGGGCGAAGCGCATTTTGCAACGCATGGTGCGGCGGCCGCGCGAGCGCGCGGTGGTGTGCCCGTGCGAGCCGGTGTTCGAGGCCGAGGTGCGGCACGTGCTGCAAGAAGAGATGGCGCGCTCGGTGGACGATGTCGCGCGTCGGACGCGTTTGGGGCTAGGAGCCTGCGGAGGAATGCGCTGCGCGGCGCGCTGCGGGCAGATCGTGGCGGACGAGCTCGGGCTGGCGCCGCACGAAGGCATCGAGCAGGCGCGCACGTTTCTCGAGGGGCGCGCGAAGACGCGCATCGTGGCGATGGGGCCCGGCCAGGCGCGCCAGGAGGCGCTGGCGATGGCGCATCTGCGCGCGACGATCGGGTCGAAGGGTCGGACGTGAAGCCCGTGGTCGTGGTGGGGGCTGGCGCGGCGGGGTTGGGGGCGGCGCTTCGTCTGGCGCATGGGGGCTGCCCGGTGCAGGTGATCGATGGCGCGGCGGGGGCGACGGCGCTGTCGTGCGGTGCGGTGGACGTGACGCCGTGGGAAGATGGGGATGCGGGCGAGCGCGTCGAAGACGAGGCGCTGCAGCTGTTGGAAGGGCTCGGGTTGCATCGGGTGGCCGGCGCGCTGTTGGCCACGACGGCGGGCATCCTGCGCGGGGCGGGTGGTGCCGATCGGGCGCTGCTGGATGTGGGTGCGTGGCGTGGCGGGACGGTGTTGGTGCCGCGCACGGACCATCCCGGTTGGGATGGCGGGGTGCTCGCGCGATCGTGGAGCGATACGGAGACCGCCCGGGCGCGCGGGCTGACGTTCACGGCGGTGGATGCGACGCTGTTGCGTTTTCGGGAGGAGCGGGCTCTCTGCGATGCGGACATTGCCGCGCGGCACGATGACGCCGCACGACTCGGCTGGCTTGCCGAACGGCTGCGCGAGGCGCTCGCCCGCCACGGGCGTTGCGTTGGGGTAATTCTTCCCCCGTGGCTGGGGGTCGAGGCCCCGCGTGCGGAAGCCTTGTCCGAGCGGGTCGGGCTTCCTTGCGGGGAGGCGCTGTCGGCGTTGGCCTCGGCCGCGGGCCGCCGTTTCGAGTTTGCGCGCGATCGCGCGCTGGCGCGGGCCGGTGTTTCGGTGCGGCGCGGCTGGGTGCGTCGTGTCGTGGCGTCGTCGCCGTGGACGGTGGAGTTGGAGGACGGGGAGCCCCTCGCCGCGTCGGCCGTGGTGCTCGCCGCGGGCGGGTTGGTGGGCGGAGGTATCGCCTACGATCCGAGCGAGGCGCAGGTGGCCAGTGAGGTGCCCGCACAGGCACGGCCCGTGTTCCGTACGGGCATCGAGGCGCCGGGGATGCTGGGCGCGGGCGGGCGGCCGCTGGAGCTACCGGGCTCGCTGTTTGGTGTGCCGCCCGAGTCCATCGCGTGGCCTTTTGCAAGGGATCCGCTGATGGACCGGGTGGGGCTGCTCGTGGACGGTGCGATGCGTGTGAAGGGCGCACCGGGCGGACTCCTCGCCTGCGGCGATCTCGTGGCCGATCGGCCGCGTACGTGGCTCGAGGCCTGGAGGTCGGGAGTCCGCGCCGGAAACGCGCTGTGCGGGATGCTACTTGGCGGCGAGGACGTCGACCTTCACGATGCTCGGGGGTGAAGCGAGCAGTTCGTCGGCTTTACCGAGGAGGGCCTTGGCAATGGGCCCTTCGATGTGCGCGGTGCGGCCGGTTTCGTCGGCAAACGCGTCGAAGATGCCGAAGGTGCGCGGGCCCGACTGAAACGCGTACCAGACCACGGTTCCATGTTCCGCGGCGGCGAGGGCCTGTGCGCTTTTGAGAAAGGCCGACAGTTCTGCTTCTTTTCCGGGCTTGGCTTCGAGCGTCGCGAGAAATCCGACTTTCAACATGGGAAAACTCCTTTGGTTGCGGGGACGGGCGAGAAAGTAGGCTGCGCGGGCCAAAAGCGGCAGTGGCGGAAACGCCACATATCGTATCATTTACGCCATGAAGATTTCGGTGCTCGTTCTGGAGGACGTGTTCGACACGGGGCTGTCGGCGGTGCTCGATACCCTCGAGACGGCAAACGAGTTGGCCGGCGAGTGTTCGCGGCACGATGTCCGATGCGTGGGCGTGCGGGCCGGCGTGCGCACGCACCAGGGCTTCGGGGTGCCATTGGCGCCGAAGCCGCACCGCGCTCCCGATCTCGTGGTGCTGCCGGCCTTGGCGTGCAAGCAGCCGGAAACCATCGTGGCGGCGTTGGCGCGCCCCGATGTGGCCGACGCGATCGTGCTGCTCAACCGATGGCACGCGCATGGGGTGCGCATTGCGGCGGCGTGCACGGGGACGTTCGTGCTCGGGCGCGCGGGGCTGCTCGATGGCCATCGCGCGACGACGAGCTGGTGGCTCGGTCCGGCGTTTCGGCGGGAGTTTCCTTCGGTGGAGCTCGATCACGATCAGATGGTCGTCGCAGACCGCGGGACGCTTACGGCGGGGGCAGCGCTTGCGCACGTCGATCTCGCGCTCACGGTGATTCGCGAGCGCAGTCCGAGCCTGGCCGATCTGGTGGCGCGCCACCTTTTGGTCGAGGATCGAGCTTCTCAGGCGCCCTTCATTGCGCCGGGGCACATTGCCCACGACGACGAGCTCGTGAAGCGATTCGAAACGTGGACGCGCCGGAACATCGCCGAGTCGTTCGATCTCGCGCGGGCGGCGCGCGCCGTGGGAGCAAGCGAGCGCACGCTCCAACGGCGCATCCGCATGGTGCTCGGACGGTCGCCGATTGCCTTCGTGCAGGATCTGCGTCTCGAGCGGGCCGCCCACTTGTTGCGGACCACGCGCGACAACGTCGACAACGTCGCCCGCCTGGTGGGCTACGAAGACGGCGCCACGCTGCGCGTTCTCATACGCCGCAAACTCCGTACCAGCGTCCGTGACTTGCGACGCACAGGGTAACGGGGGGAGGCGGACAAACGCGTGCGTCAACGAGCGCTCCGCGCGTTCGCACACGTTCTGCTGCTGGCTTTTCTTATTTGCCAGACGAAAGGGGGGCAAGAGTTCCGGTGGATACGGTCAGTTCTGTACGAGCCGCTTCCCCAACGTGGAATACCGCCACCGGTCGGCGCCCGCGGCGCTTCCCTTCACACGCCACATGTTGTTCCCGCTTATTCGGGGCTCCCTCAGGAGCCGGGTTCCGACGTTCACGGGCATGCGACGAGCTGTCGACTCCCAACCTTACCAAATGTCGACCCATCGTCTGCGGCCCCGACGGGAGCGGCGTCCGGAACACCGCGACGCCGAGGCCTACCCTGCCCTCTGCCAAGACGGTGCCAAACGACAATTGGCCCACTTGCCCAGCAAAACCCGGCACACGGTCCGCGCCTTGGCCTGTCCGGGACGATTCGCAACCTGTCCCGGACAGTTGTCCCGTCCCCGCCCCGCGCGTTAGCGCTTGCGGCGCTCCAAGAGAATGCCCATGAGCACCTTGCGGAACGAGGTACGCGGGTAGCCGGCCTCGCGGGCGGCGGCGCTCATGTTGTTGTCATGCTTCTCCAACAAAGCTTTGGCCGTCTGAGGCGTGAGGGAAAGCGGGGGGCGCGAGTCCGCCCGTGGATTCAGGGCGCGCTCCACGTGAACCGCCTCGATGACGCCCGCATTGTCGCACGCCAGATCGGCCGAACGAAGGAGCACGTTGCGCAACTCTCGAACGTTGCCGGGCCAATCGTGCGAGGAAAGACGATCCACCGCGCCAGGAGCGAGCGTGCGCGCACCAATGCCCGCGCACGAGGAGGCCAGCAGCGTGCGCGCAATCACCGCGATGTCTCCTTTTCGATCGCGCAGAGCCGGTATGTCGACGATGAAGCCCTCGAGGCGATGGTAAAGGTCGCGCCGGAAGAGCCCCTGGTCGATCCGCTCGTCGAGCGAGACGTGGGACGCGGCCACCACGCGTACATTGGGGCGGTAACCGCTGCCGGTCGCTCCGACCCGGCGCACCTCGTATCCATCGAGCGCGCGGAGCAGCTTCGGCTGCGCTTCGACGGGCAGCTCACCGATTTCGTCGAGAAACAGCGTACCGCCTTCGGCATCGGCGAAGGCTCCGGTACGGCGCGACGTGGCGCTGGTAAACGCGCCCCGTTCATGCCCGAACAACTCCGATTCGACGAGCTCGCGCGGAAGCGTCGACACGTTCAGGGCGATGAAAGGTCGCTCCTTGCGCGGCCCCTCCGTGTGCAGTGCACGGGCGATCAGTTCTTTGCCCGTGCCGGTCTCCCCCGAAATGAGAACGGCATTGGGATAGGCGGCGATTCGCCGGACGAATTCCGTCATGCGGCGCATCGGCAGCGAACTCCCCGCAACGCCGGGGAGCGGTTGAAATGTGCCTCCGTCGCTGAGCACCACCTCGCGAGCTCCCTCGCTCAATGTCAGGGTCGAACGCCCAATCGTGATGCTCGTCCCTACGGCACACCACGCATCTTTCACCCGAGCGCCGCCAACGAAGGTGCCGTTCTTCGAACCGAGATCGCAAAGCGAAATGCCGTCTCGACTCACCACGATGGAACAATGGCGGGCGCTCACCGCGGGATCGCACACCTTGATTTCAGCCTGCGGAGACGAACCGACAACGAAGCGGCCCGGGGCAAGAGGCAGATACTGAACCCCCGCGCTGTCACATACCTCGAGCACCCACGAACCGCTGCTCGGGCCTTCTGAAATGGTCAATGTCGGCTTGTCTTCCATGTCCACGTCCCTCCGAGACATTCATCGGATTACGGCCGGCGCCGGTTGCGCACTTTGGAGGGCGGCGGCATAACGTGATGGATTTCATTACGAAAAAAAAGACAACCATGCCGCTGCCCGATTCCTTTCATCCCGCCGTTCGCCATTGGTTCGAGCACACGTTCGATGCGCCAACCGAAGCCCAATCCAATGGGTGGCGGGAAATCGCCGCGGGCCGCGACACGTTGATCGCCGCGCCCACGGGCTCGGGAAAGACGCTCGCCGCGTTTCTCGCCAGCCTCGATGCGCTGGTGCAAAAATCCTATACGAAGGATCTCCCCACCCCTAAAGGCCAGCGCAAAATCGAGGTCGTCTACGTCTCACCGCTCAAGGCGCTGAGCAGCGACGTTCAGCGCAATCTCGAAATGCCGCTCGAAGGCATTCGTGAGGCCGCCGTCACCCTCGGGCTCG encodes:
- a CDS encoding helix-turn-helix domain-containing protein, with amino-acid sequence MKISVLVLEDVFDTGLSAVLDTLETANELAGECSRHDVRCVGVRAGVRTHQGFGVPLAPKPHRAPDLVVLPALACKQPETIVAALARPDVADAIVLLNRWHAHGVRIAAACTGTFVLGRAGLLDGHRATTSWWLGPAFRREFPSVELDHDQMVVADRGTLTAGAALAHVDLALTVIRERSPSLADLVARHLLVEDRASQAPFIAPGHIAHDDELVKRFETWTRRNIAESFDLARAARAVGASERTLQRRIRMVLGRSPIAFVQDLRLERAAHLLRTTRDNVDNVARLVGYEDGATLRVLIRRKLRTSVRDLRRTG
- a CDS encoding sigma 54-interacting transcriptional regulator — protein: MEDKPTLTISEGPSSGSWVLEVCDSAGVQYLPLAPGRFVVGSSPQAEIKVCDPAVSARHCSIVVSRDGISLCDLGSKNGTFVGGARVKDAWCAVGTSITIGRSTLTLSEGAREVVLSDGGTFQPLPGVAGSSLPMRRMTEFVRRIAAYPNAVLISGETGTGKELIARALHTEGPRKERPFIALNVSTLPRELVESELFGHERGAFTSATSRRTGAFADAEGGTLFLDEIGELPVEAQPKLLRALDGYEVRRVGATGSGYRPNVRVVAASHVSLDERIDQGLFRRDLYHRLEGFIVDIPALRDRKGDIAVIARTLLASSCAGIGARTLAPGAVDRLSSHDWPGNVRELRNVLLRSADLACDNAGVIEAVHVERALNPRADSRPPLSLTPQTAKALLEKHDNNMSAAAREAGYPRTSFRKVLMGILLERRKR